A region from the Beduinella massiliensis genome encodes:
- a CDS encoding iron chelate uptake ABC transporter family permease subunit has product MRTSQKSSTRSASKALLFLLPLLALLSVVSLSLGASGTSLTVSLTDVLHGNLATSAARILLYVRLPRTLCALLSGAALSASGVLIQAVLGNPLAGPNVIGVNAGAGFATLILSCLFPTALRLLPAAAFLGALFASLFIFVLADRTGASRMTIVLSGVALSSILSAGIDLMTTLFPESTLGMSGFMIGGFSGVTPARLGGAALYLLPALLLAFLASGELDVLQLGDEVAASLGMRVRRTRFSLLALSSVLAGAAVSFSGLLGFVGLIVPHAVRRFTGGEHRALMPLSIVCGALFVLVCDTLGRTLFQPFELPVGILMSFIGGPFFLLLLLRQKRGRTHD; this is encoded by the coding sequence ATGCGTACCTCGCAAAAATCCTCTACCCGCAGTGCTTCTAAAGCGCTTCTGTTTCTCCTGCCGCTGCTCGCGCTGCTTTCCGTCGTAAGCCTCAGCTTGGGCGCGAGCGGCACGAGCCTGACGGTTTCGCTCACGGACGTGCTGCACGGTAACCTCGCCACCTCCGCGGCGCGCATCCTCCTGTACGTTCGTCTGCCGAGGACGCTTTGCGCGCTTCTCTCCGGGGCGGCGCTCTCCGCCAGCGGCGTACTGATTCAGGCCGTGCTGGGCAACCCGCTTGCCGGTCCGAACGTCATCGGCGTGAACGCAGGGGCCGGCTTCGCGACGCTGATCCTCTCCTGCCTGTTTCCCACAGCGCTGCGCTTGCTGCCCGCCGCCGCGTTTCTTGGCGCACTCTTCGCTTCGCTGTTCATCTTCGTGCTTGCGGATCGCACGGGCGCTTCGCGCATGACCATCGTCCTCTCAGGTGTGGCGCTTTCCAGCATTCTGTCCGCTGGCATCGACCTCATGACCACGCTCTTTCCCGAATCGACGCTGGGGATGAGCGGCTTCATGATCGGCGGCTTTTCCGGCGTCACCCCCGCGCGCCTCGGCGGCGCGGCGCTGTATCTGCTGCCTGCGCTGCTGCTGGCGTTCCTCGCAAGCGGCGAGCTGGACGTGCTGCAGCTCGGGGACGAGGTCGCCGCAAGCCTCGGCATGCGCGTGCGGCGCACCCGCTTCTCCCTGCTCGCGCTCTCTTCCGTGCTCGCCGGAGCCGCCGTCAGTTTTTCCGGGCTGCTCGGCTTCGTGGGGCTGATCGTACCGCACGCCGTTCGCCGCTTCACCGGCGGAGAGCACCGCGCGCTTATGCCTCTTTCCATCGTCTGCGGGGCGCTGTTCGTGCTCGTGTGCGACACGCTGGGGCGCACGCTCTTTCAGCCTTTCGAGCTGCCGGTAGGCATTCTCATGTCCTTCATCGGCGGACCTTTTTTCCTGCTTTTGCTGCTTCGCCAGAAAAGGGGGCGTACCCATGATTGA
- a CDS encoding ATP-binding cassette domain-containing protein, producing the protein MIDLRGVSFAYGSAPVLRDISLLAPDGAVTVLLGPNGSGKSTLLRLMARLLSAQGEVLIDRRPASAYAPKELARTLAFLPQTRAVPAISVASLVAHGRFPYLGFSRVHTKADDAAVERALQLTSLEGCAQRDLRTLSGGERQKAYLAMLIAQDAQNLLLDEPTTFLDIAYQLELMRILRALRDEGRCVVVVLHDIDQALALCDRAALLHGGRLLFTGGPEEAALLPAVESAFGVRVLRREGIAFERA; encoded by the coding sequence ATGATTGACCTTCGGGGCGTCTCCTTTGCCTACGGCAGCGCGCCCGTGCTGCGGGACATCTCGCTCCTCGCGCCCGACGGCGCGGTCACGGTGCTCCTGGGCCCCAACGGCAGCGGAAAATCCACGCTACTGCGCCTGATGGCCCGCCTGCTGAGCGCGCAGGGCGAGGTTTTAATCGACCGACGCCCCGCCTCCGCCTATGCGCCGAAGGAGTTGGCGCGCACGCTCGCGTTTTTGCCGCAAACCCGTGCGGTGCCCGCCATCAGCGTCGCCTCGCTCGTCGCACACGGGCGCTTTCCGTATCTTGGCTTCTCTCGTGTGCACACAAAGGCGGACGATGCCGCAGTCGAGCGCGCCCTTCAGCTCACCAGCCTTGAAGGCTGCGCGCAGCGTGACCTGCGCACGCTCTCCGGTGGCGAACGTCAAAAGGCTTACCTCGCCATGCTCATCGCGCAGGATGCCCAAAACTTGCTGCTCGACGAACCCACGACCTTTCTGGACATCGCCTATCAACTGGAGCTCATGCGGATCCTGCGCGCGCTGCGGGACGAGGGCCGATGTGTCGTCGTCGTGCTGCACGACATCGATCAGGCGCTCGCCCTTTGTGACCGGGCGGCGTTGCTGCACGGCGGGCGGCTGCTCTTCACCGGCGGCCCCGAGGAGGCTGCACTGCTGCCCGCCGTGGAAAGCGCCTTTGGCGTCCGTGTCCTGCGCCGCGAGGGCATCGCGTTTGAACGTGCGTAA
- a CDS encoding metallophosphoesterase — MKKRRFRRVLFVLLALFVAGILFILVSVYLSANAIVVTVYGCESPKIEEPIDLLLLTDMHAHSFQEGNARLLRRVAKEAPDVILIAGDALNWYSESHDYVTNLVERLSRIAPVYFTVGNHDAKYMTQSQDYGLLDEIEQAGAAALNAGYVDVVVKGQKLRIGGLYDFVFNRNGMDEEAYRQTEGYRFLAGFEDTDDFKLLLAHQPNFLLDDDPEARWDIDLAVCGHEHGGQVRIPFYGGFYSTHLGWFSPYLDGAHLINGIPTVISRGLGTYTKGGYRIVPPRFCNIPELVRIELR, encoded by the coding sequence ATGAAGAAAAGAAGATTCAGGCGCGTTCTGTTCGTATTGCTTGCGCTGTTCGTGGCGGGCATTTTGTTCATTCTCGTCTCCGTTTACCTTTCTGCGAACGCGATCGTGGTGACGGTGTACGGCTGTGAGTCGCCCAAAATCGAGGAGCCGATCGACCTGCTGCTCCTGACGGACATGCACGCGCACAGCTTTCAGGAGGGAAATGCACGGCTCCTTCGCCGCGTGGCGAAGGAAGCGCCAGATGTGATCTTGATCGCCGGCGACGCGCTCAACTGGTACAGCGAATCGCACGACTACGTGACGAATCTGGTGGAAAGACTCAGCCGCATCGCGCCGGTCTACTTTACGGTCGGAAATCATGACGCCAAGTACATGACCCAGTCACAGGATTATGGGCTGCTTGACGAAATCGAGCAGGCGGGAGCCGCTGCGCTGAACGCCGGCTACGTGGACGTGGTCGTCAAGGGACAGAAGCTGCGCATCGGCGGCCTGTACGACTTCGTATTCAACAGGAATGGGATGGACGAGGAAGCGTACCGGCAGACGGAGGGATACAGGTTCCTCGCGGGCTTTGAGGATACGGACGACTTCAAGCTGCTGCTGGCGCACCAGCCGAACTTTCTGCTGGACGACGACCCGGAGGCTCGTTGGGACATCGACCTTGCGGTCTGCGGGCACGAGCACGGCGGACAGGTGCGTATCCCTTTTTACGGCGGGTTCTATTCGACGCACCTGGGGTGGTTTTCACCGTACCTCGACGGCGCACACCTGATAAACGGCATCCCGACGGTTATTTCCCGCGGGCTCGGCACTTACACAAAGGGAGGATACCGCATCGTCCCACCGCGGTTTTGCAACATCCCGGAGCTCGTACGCATTGAGCTTAGATAA
- a CDS encoding WYL domain-containing protein: MKTDRLLGIAMTVLREGKTTAPQLARKFEVSRRTISRDVEALCRAGIPIVTEQGSGGGISIAAGYRVDAALLTREELEAILAGVRGIDSVSSAPRESALRDKLQGSGRIAATDGVLIDLASHYRGSLTEKIDRIRRAIRERRLIRFTYYAEKGESERCVEPYFLLFKWTDWYVYGYCRQREDFRLFKLTRLWDCRLLDEPFSPRDVRAEDVDPDQYFTGAVQFSGLFEERMRYRLIEEYGPQSFARTEDGRLLLSVGFTSETEMLRWALSFGDALEVLKPCSLRGEIARQARGLCAREERKGAP, encoded by the coding sequence GTGAAGACGGATCGGCTGTTGGGGATCGCGATGACGGTATTGCGGGAGGGAAAGACGACTGCGCCGCAGCTGGCGCGAAAATTTGAGGTTTCGCGCCGCACGATCAGCCGCGACGTGGAAGCCCTGTGCCGCGCGGGCATCCCGATCGTGACGGAGCAGGGAAGCGGCGGGGGAATCTCCATCGCGGCGGGGTATCGGGTCGATGCGGCGTTGCTGACGCGCGAGGAGCTGGAAGCGATCCTCGCAGGTGTGCGGGGCATCGACAGCGTGTCTTCAGCGCCGCGCGAGAGCGCCCTGCGGGACAAGTTGCAGGGCAGCGGACGAATCGCCGCGACGGACGGCGTGCTGATCGACCTCGCATCGCATTATCGAGGTTCGCTCACGGAAAAGATCGACCGTATCCGGCGGGCGATTCGCGAAAGACGGCTGATCCGTTTTACCTATTATGCTGAGAAGGGCGAAAGCGAGCGCTGCGTAGAGCCGTATTTTCTGCTCTTCAAGTGGACGGATTGGTATGTGTACGGCTATTGCAGGCAGCGCGAGGACTTTCGCCTTTTTAAACTTACGCGGCTTTGGGATTGCAGGCTGCTGGACGAGCCGTTCTCGCCGCGTGATGTGCGCGCAGAGGATGTCGATCCGGATCAATACTTTACCGGCGCCGTTCAGTTTTCGGGTCTGTTTGAAGAGCGCATGCGCTATCGCCTGATCGAGGAATACGGCCCGCAGAGCTTTGCGCGGACGGAAGACGGGCGACTGCTCCTGTCTGTGGGATTTACGAGCGAAACGGAGATGCTGAGATGGGCTTTGAGCTTCGGCGACGCGCTGGAGGTGTTGAAGCCCTGTAGCCTCCGCGGGGAGATCGCACGGCAGGCCCGCGGCCTCTGCGCGCGCGAAGAGCGAAAGGGTGCTCCATGA
- a CDS encoding amidase domain-containing protein — MGTVYDRGKAVAYAKRWAFSRNPDFLDFQGLGGDCSNFVSQCLFAGCSVMNYTPTYGWYYIDGNRRTASWTGVSYLYSFLVSNRGSGPFAREVKSAEVEMGDVVQLGFRGTPYTHTALIVGLEAGEIYVAAHTLDAWWRPLSNYRQQNRRFLHVEARA; from the coding sequence ATGGGGACGGTCTATGACCGCGGGAAAGCGGTCGCGTATGCGAAGCGTTGGGCGTTTTCGCGCAATCCCGATTTTCTGGATTTTCAGGGACTGGGCGGAGATTGCAGCAACTTTGTCTCCCAGTGTCTGTTCGCGGGGTGCAGCGTCATGAACTATACGCCGACCTATGGCTGGTATTACATCGATGGCAACCGACGTACCGCCTCCTGGACGGGCGTGTCCTACCTTTACAGCTTTCTTGTGAGCAACCGGGGATCGGGTCCGTTTGCTCGCGAGGTAAAGAGCGCGGAGGTCGAAATGGGCGACGTGGTGCAGTTGGGATTCAGGGGAACGCCCTACACGCATACCGCGCTCATCGTCGGACTGGAGGCGGGAGAGATTTACGTTGCGGCGCACACGTTGGACGCATGGTGGCGCCCGCTCTCCAACTACCGTCAGCAAAACAGGCGCTTCCTGCACGTCGAGGCCCGCGCCTGA
- a CDS encoding GGGtGRT protein, with translation MALFEGYERRMPQLQPVLEKYGFKDFDELKAFNNAKGVDAYKIVEGIQPIAFENAKWAYELGAAIALKKGVKTAAEAAKCIGEGLQAFCIPGSVADQRQVGLGHGNLGAMLLDEKTECFAFLAGHESFAAAEGAIGIARNANKVRKNPLRVILNGLGKDAAMINSRINGFTYVQTKYDYLSADVKEDHALSIVGETAYSSGERAKVRCYGADDVREGVAIMWHEGVDVSITGNSTNPTRFQHPVAGTYKKECWEAGKQYFSVASGGGTGRTLHPDNMAAGPASYGMTDTMGRMHSDAQFAGSSSVPAHVEMMGLIGMGNNPMVGATVAVAVAVEEASK, from the coding sequence ATGGCTCTGTTTGAAGGTTATGAACGTCGCATGCCCCAGCTCCAGCCTGTCCTCGAGAAGTACGGCTTCAAGGATTTTGATGAGCTGAAGGCTTTCAACAACGCCAAGGGCGTGGACGCCTACAAGATCGTGGAGGGCATTCAGCCTATCGCCTTTGAAAACGCCAAGTGGGCGTACGAACTGGGCGCGGCCATCGCGCTGAAGAAGGGCGTCAAGACCGCTGCCGAAGCCGCCAAGTGCATCGGCGAAGGCCTGCAGGCTTTCTGCATCCCCGGCTCGGTCGCGGATCAGCGCCAGGTGGGTCTGGGTCATGGCAACCTGGGCGCGATGCTGCTGGATGAAAAGACCGAGTGTTTTGCGTTCCTCGCGGGCCACGAGTCCTTCGCCGCAGCAGAGGGAGCCATCGGCATCGCCCGCAACGCCAACAAGGTGCGCAAGAACCCGCTGCGCGTCATCCTGAACGGCCTGGGCAAGGATGCCGCCATGATCAACTCCCGTATCAACGGCTTTACCTACGTGCAGACCAAGTATGACTACCTCTCCGCCGACGTAAAGGAAGACCATGCGCTCAGCATCGTGGGCGAGACGGCGTATTCCAGCGGCGAGCGCGCCAAGGTTCGCTGCTACGGCGCGGACGACGTGCGCGAGGGTGTGGCCATCATGTGGCACGAGGGCGTGGACGTTTCCATCACCGGCAACTCCACCAATCCCACCCGCTTCCAGCACCCGGTTGCCGGCACCTATAAGAAGGAATGCTGGGAAGCCGGCAAGCAGTACTTCTCCGTGGCTTCCGGCGGCGGCACGGGCCGCACGCTGCACCCGGACAACATGGCCGCCGGCCCCGCTTCTTACGGCATGACCGACACCATGGGCCGCATGCACTCCGACGCGCAGTTTGCGGGCAGCTCGTCCGTCCCGGCGCACGTGGAAATGATGGGCCTGATCGGCATGGGCAATAACCCCATGGTCGGTGCGACCGTGGCTGTGGCCGTGGCGGTTGAGGAAGCTTCCAAGTAA
- a CDS encoding S24 family peptidase has product MSRLGDLILLERTRQKMTPKQVARKCGISEKYLLEVESGKRIIQDDQARRILRTIGLREQTEADFSLDEIAATVDLEMLKSQEKAPAPARSAPAPAAVKVASAQEESSAAASGIWLDALTGVLKAVPVMNAAWQSVDRRLLPIQNGRIEGGNPEKVLYFLSPDDSMRGFRVLAGDLVLIVPAQSPIDEAIMLVEYQNHRALRKVKKLDATRVLLQSYGREYSADTLDASDVNFIGRAVRLEASL; this is encoded by the coding sequence ATGAGCCGCCTGGGAGATCTCATCCTGCTCGAACGCACCCGGCAAAAGATGACCCCGAAGCAGGTCGCGCGCAAGTGCGGCATTTCGGAAAAATATCTGCTCGAAGTGGAGAGCGGCAAACGCATTATTCAGGACGATCAGGCGCGCCGCATCCTGCGCACCATCGGTCTGCGCGAGCAGACGGAGGCCGATTTTTCTCTGGACGAAATTGCCGCGACCGTGGACCTTGAAATGCTGAAGTCACAGGAAAAAGCGCCCGCTCCCGCGCGCTCCGCGCCGGCGCCCGCAGCCGTGAAGGTAGCCTCCGCGCAGGAGGAATCGTCCGCAGCCGCGAGCGGCATTTGGCTCGACGCCCTCACCGGCGTGCTCAAGGCCGTTCCCGTCATGAATGCCGCCTGGCAAAGCGTAGACCGCAGGCTGCTGCCGATTCAAAACGGCCGCATTGAAGGCGGGAACCCGGAAAAGGTGCTCTACTTCCTTTCCCCGGACGATTCGATGCGGGGCTTTCGCGTGCTGGCGGGCGACCTCGTGCTGATCGTACCCGCGCAAAGCCCGATCGACGAAGCGATCATGCTGGTCGAATATCAAAACCATCGTGCGCTGCGCAAGGTGAAGAAACTGGACGCTACGCGCGTGCTGCTGCAAAGCTACGGACGGGAGTACAGCGCCGACACGCTGGACGCGTCCGACGTGAACTTCATCGGACGCGCCGTGCGCCTGGAAGCGAGCCTGTAA
- a CDS encoding PPK2 family polyphosphate kinase, which produces MGLKRYRYDGERKLCLQELPTDSLKDGMEKAEAIEKTQKNLRKISALQDMLYADGKEGLLILLQARDAAGKDSTIRHVMSGINPQGVSVKSFKQPSFEELSHDFLWRAVSALPERGKIAIFNRSYYEDVLVVKVHGLYKHYNLAERCLDDATFFEKRYRHIRHFEQYLYDTGTRVLKLFLNVSPQVQKERFLERIDERDKNWKFSPGDLDDREMWEEFSAAYEDAVNFTATRECPWYVLPADQKWYTRYLVSEAILKALREIDPHYPELTEEAQKALPVCRQRLESEE; this is translated from the coding sequence TTGGGCCTGAAACGTTACCGCTACGACGGCGAGCGCAAGCTCTGTCTTCAGGAGCTCCCGACCGACAGCCTGAAAGACGGCATGGAAAAAGCCGAAGCGATAGAAAAAACGCAGAAGAACCTCAGGAAAATCAGCGCTTTGCAGGACATGCTCTACGCGGACGGCAAGGAAGGACTGCTGATCCTCCTGCAGGCGCGTGACGCGGCGGGCAAGGACAGCACCATCCGTCACGTGATGAGCGGCATCAATCCGCAGGGCGTGAGCGTCAAGAGCTTTAAGCAGCCCTCCTTCGAGGAACTTTCCCACGATTTTCTCTGGCGAGCGGTGTCCGCCCTTCCGGAGCGCGGAAAGATCGCCATTTTTAACCGCTCGTACTACGAGGACGTGCTGGTGGTCAAGGTGCACGGACTTTACAAGCACTACAACCTCGCGGAGCGCTGCCTGGACGACGCGACCTTCTTTGAAAAGCGCTACCGCCATATCCGCCACTTCGAACAGTACCTGTACGATACCGGCACCCGCGTGCTCAAGCTCTTCTTAAACGTCTCACCGCAGGTTCAGAAAGAGCGCTTTCTCGAGCGCATCGACGAGCGAGATAAGAACTGGAAGTTCAGCCCCGGCGATCTGGACGATCGGGAAATGTGGGAAGAGTTCAGCGCCGCCTATGAGGACGCAGTCAACTTCACCGCCACGCGCGAATGCCCGTGGTACGTGCTGCCAGCCGATCAGAAGTGGTACACGCGCTATCTCGTATCCGAGGCGATCTTAAAGGCGCTGCGGGAAATCGACCCGCACTACCCGGAGCTTACCGAGGAGGCGCAAAAAGCGCTGCCCGTATGCAGGCAGCGCCTTGAAAGCGAAGAATAA
- a CDS encoding peptidoglycan-binding protein produces the protein MDTHLNPVQKTSVRFKRAICVGLASALLAMSAVPAMADGKGTVTATSLYVRKTASTEAKALCSVRKGQRVTILDTDGDWYKVKTGETIGYCAKQYIDIEAQSAAESRQEDLGTVASLGDAPATSRPGDEGNKVLKLQKALTIKGFYSGRLSGHYGDLTKEAVQAFQKSKGLSTDGIAGKKTIAALFGQSAANDAGASDKSYKTEKLDWYHGGNGKIPNGATITIKDVGTGKTFKAKRRFGTNHLDAEPIDAQATEAMKAIYGGSWSWSRRAVLVLYDGRVYAGSMNGMPHAEEDENIKDNQFDGVFCIHFFGSKTHGSDKVDKEHQNQVAKAMKAAW, from the coding sequence ATGGATACGCATTTGAATCCCGTACAGAAGACATCCGTGCGTTTCAAGCGCGCTATATGCGTTGGCCTTGCGTCGGCCCTGCTCGCGATGTCAGCGGTGCCGGCCATGGCGGACGGTAAGGGAACGGTGACGGCGACGTCTCTGTACGTGCGAAAGACGGCCTCCACGGAGGCCAAGGCGCTGTGCAGCGTCAGGAAAGGGCAGCGCGTGACCATCCTGGATACGGACGGCGACTGGTATAAGGTAAAGACAGGGGAAACGATCGGGTACTGCGCAAAGCAGTACATCGACATCGAGGCGCAGAGCGCGGCGGAGAGCAGGCAGGAAGACCTGGGTACGGTCGCTTCTCTGGGCGACGCGCCCGCGACGAGCAGGCCCGGAGACGAGGGGAATAAGGTACTCAAGCTCCAGAAAGCGCTCACCATCAAGGGGTTCTATTCAGGCCGCCTCAGCGGCCACTACGGAGATCTGACGAAGGAAGCCGTGCAGGCATTCCAGAAGAGCAAAGGCCTTTCCACCGACGGCATAGCCGGAAAGAAGACGATTGCGGCCCTCTTCGGACAGAGCGCGGCAAACGACGCCGGTGCTTCGGACAAGTCCTATAAGACGGAAAAACTCGACTGGTACCACGGCGGTAACGGCAAGATTCCGAACGGGGCGACGATTACGATCAAAGACGTCGGCACTGGAAAGACGTTCAAGGCGAAGCGCCGGTTCGGCACCAACCATCTGGACGCCGAGCCCATCGACGCGCAGGCGACCGAGGCGATGAAGGCGATTTATGGCGGGAGCTGGTCGTGGTCCCGGCGGGCCGTGCTGGTGCTGTACGACGGCCGCGTGTACGCGGGTTCGATGAATGGCATGCCGCACGCGGAAGAGGACGAAAACATCAAGGACAACCAGTTTGACGGCGTATTTTGCATCCACTTTTTCGGAAGCAAAACGCACGGAAGCGACAAGGTCGATAAGGAACATCAAAACCAGGTCGCAAAGGCCATGAAGGCCGCCTGGTGA
- a CDS encoding SprT-like domain-containing protein: protein MFPFPCPLPADDALARRAAVKSAALDAFPQLGHIPVSKLPADALPRLLYLYDQAFFQGLFADRLPGLHLAATSRMTRCAGKFCVTQERGHDPVTEIRMSSDFLFRLREGPFTVNGLSAADPLEAFMLVFEHELCHAAEWALTGSCDAHQAVFRALSRGLFHHRTCTHSLPTRAQEAAVQGVGVGAHVCFPYCEKNLTGIVSRVGKTASVMVPARGGVWHDKRGRRYDKYTVPLSLLTPLKTPR from the coding sequence ATGTTTCCTTTCCCTTGTCCGCTCCCGGCGGACGACGCCCTGGCGCGCCGCGCCGCGGTCAAATCGGCGGCGCTCGATGCCTTTCCGCAGCTCGGCCATATTCCCGTATCCAAACTTCCCGCAGACGCCCTTCCCAGGCTGCTCTACCTGTACGATCAGGCATTTTTTCAGGGCCTGTTTGCCGATAGGCTCCCCGGCCTTCATCTCGCCGCGACCTCCCGCATGACGCGCTGCGCGGGCAAGTTCTGCGTAACTCAGGAGCGCGGCCACGACCCCGTCACGGAAATCCGCATGAGTTCGGACTTCCTCTTCCGGCTCCGGGAGGGGCCGTTTACCGTAAACGGGCTATCCGCCGCCGATCCGCTGGAGGCTTTCATGCTCGTCTTCGAGCATGAACTGTGCCACGCCGCCGAATGGGCGCTGACTGGCTCCTGTGATGCGCACCAGGCGGTCTTCCGCGCGCTCTCGCGCGGACTCTTCCATCATAGGACCTGCACGCATTCTCTCCCCACCCGCGCGCAGGAAGCCGCTGTGCAGGGTGTCGGCGTCGGCGCGCACGTCTGCTTTCCCTACTGCGAAAAGAACTTGACCGGCATCGTCTCCCGTGTGGGCAAGACGGCCTCAGTGATGGTGCCCGCGCGCGGCGGCGTCTGGCACGACAAAAGGGGCCGCCGGTACGACAAGTACACGGTGCCCCTCTCGCTGCTGACGCCCCTGAAAACGCCGCGCTAG